From the genome of Chionomys nivalis chromosome 9, mChiNiv1.1, whole genome shotgun sequence:
agaaccATGTCCTAGGACCAATGTGCACCACACCACGTGTgagcccacacacatacacaaatacatgtaaaattaagtaatataattttaatagtaGTTTTATATCACAATTATCATAAAGCCATTTCTTTCCTTAGAGACTAAAGAAGCGGGCACTGATAATCGAAATATAGTTGATGATGGAAAGTCCCAGAAACTTACTCAAGATGATATAAAGGCTCTGAAAGACAAGGGCATTAAAGGAGAGGTAAAAAGGattctttccttttgtgtgtaACAAACTTGTTTCTAATGCCGATCTTGAGGTAAAATGGGGAGTCAGTTAAAATATGTGTGCAGTTGAGCCCACGGGGATTTTGTTTCTTACGCATGGGAGTaatggggaagagaagggaacagCTCGTTTGTTTTGATCTTAGCTGATCTTCATCTCTCGTCTCCCCTTCTTGGATATCTCTCTTCCTTTAGCTTGGTTTAAAGGAGTTGTGtgaacaaggccctgggttccatccccaacaccagaaaaaaacaaacctaaatgGAGTTGTAATGTGTTTATTGCAAGTCCTAAGTAGAGTGTAGAAACACAGTTGAGCCACCTGGACTTCGTGGAGGAGGGACTGGAGATGAGACCTTTGGCTAAGTGCTGGGGTAAGACAGTGAAGCCTCAGGAAATCTGCTTGCTCCTCCTTTTCTTACAGGAAATAGTTCAGCAGCTAATTGAAAATAGTACAACATTCCGCGACAAGACAGAATTTGCCCaagataaatatattaaaaagaagaagaaaaagtaagtcGTTTTGTTTGAAATGATTGAAAATAGCACCTTTTTTATTTACTAAGTAAATACTACTAAAAATAAggtattttaaattgttattctGCTTTTAATTCCCCTAGATATGAAGCCATTGTTACTATTTTGAAGCCATCTACCCGTATTCTTTCAATTATGTATTATGCAAGAGAACCTGGAAAAATTAAGTACGCTTTGTTTCCTTTCAAAGTATAATTGGGGGAAAATATGTCTTTAAGAGAGTCATGattttaagtaaaatgaaaagCTTGCTCACCTGCATAAAGTGTCCTCCTTCCTCATAAACTGTAAGTCCTTTTACTGTCGCCTCAAGCAAACAATAATCTTATCAACATAATTTTTATGAAACAGAtagaaaaacaattattaaatgtCAGGCTTTACTTAACTACAAGTAAGTGGATCATCCTTTTTTCCCTTAGCCACATGAGATATGATACACTAGCCCAGATGCTGACATTGGGAAATATCCGTGCTGGCAATAAAATGATTGTCATGGAAACGTGTTCGGGCTTGGTGCTAGGTGCCATGATGGAACGAATGGGAGGTAAGCCTCGGTGTTTTCAAATACTGTAAACTGCCCTGATGTGAGGAAAGACGTCCAAAACTTGAAACTTAGAAAACCAGATTGAGTTTCTTTAAGAAGTTAGTAGACTTCTATGGCTCCTGTCCCAGAACCTTCTGTGTGGCCCATTTCTCTTCCACTAAGGCCGTGTTGGTGTCCTGTGATGCTGGCCTTTCCTGCTTTGGGATGACTCTGGAACTGCAGCTGGCTAATGATTTACTGTGTTGTCAAACACTGAAGGGCTGAATGGGGAGGCTTCCCAGGAGGTATCCTCTCTTGGAATACACAAGCTGACCTGTCTTGGTTTCTCTGACTCTGTGGAAGATAGGCATGAATCCACCCTCTCTGTGGATGAACCTAAATCATGTAACTAGACAGGATCACTGGGTCTCCCTGCCATAGTGTCCTGAGGAGATAAGCTTCTTTAAATCCCCTGTTTGGAATTATATTCTCTCTGTAGAGAATGAAATATTCATAGCGGTCAAGAGCCTCCAGATGGGTTGCAGCATTCTTCACTCTCTAGACATGAGAGAAGAATCATGAATTAATTGTGTGAGCACTTGGGCATTGCACAGTCTAGATTCCTTCCATTTGTTTTGTCTGTTCAGGTTTTGGCTCCATTATTCAGCTGTACCCTGGAGATGGACCTGTTCGGGCAGCAACAGCTTGTTTTGGATTTCCCAAATCTTTCCTCAGTGGTCTTCATGAATTCCCCCTCAACAAAATAAACAGTCTTCTAAACGGAACATTTTCTGCTGAGATGCTGTCCTTGGAGACCAAGGACAGTACTCCGGTTGAACAGAGTAATGGTGAACATGAGGAAAAACAGATATCTGAACAAGCCGATGAGGACAACATAGCAGAAGCCCCAGAACGTAACCTAGAAGAACAGAGAACAATGGAAACTATTCCTCAGGACCCAGAGAATAAGGAgcctaaagaaaaaggaaatagaagagattatGTAAGAATGTCAAGAGTCTTTATCCTTATAATAG
Proteins encoded in this window:
- the Trmt6 gene encoding tRNA (adenine(58)-N(1))-methyltransferase non-catalytic subunit TRM6 isoform X1, with the protein product MEASAEQPSPQPPQPPQPGEHCIRDGDFVVLKREDVFKAVQVQRRKKVTFEKQWFYLDNAIGHSYGSTFEVSNGGCLQLKKKKEEPTSETKEAGTDNRNIVDDGKSQKLTQDDIKALKDKGIKGEEIVQQLIENSTTFRDKTEFAQDKYIKKKKKKYEAIVTILKPSTRILSIMYYAREPGKINHMRYDTLAQMLTLGNIRAGNKMIVMETCSGLVLGAMMERMGGFGSIIQLYPGDGPVRAATACFGFPKSFLSGLHEFPLNKINSLLNGTFSAEMLSLETKDSTPVEQSNGEHEEKQISEQADEDNIAEAPERNLEEQRTMETIPQDPENKEPKEKGNRRDYIQEKQRRQEEQRKRHLEAAALLGERNADGLIVASRFHPTPLLLSLLDFVAPSRPFVVYCQYKEPLLECYTKLRERGGVINLRLSETWLRNYQVLPDRSHPKLLMSGGGGYLLSGVTVVSDSLRADPSLKSCASTLDSHAAEEPAAKKQKCVGSGS
- the Trmt6 gene encoding tRNA (adenine(58)-N(1))-methyltransferase non-catalytic subunit TRM6 isoform X2, whose protein sequence is MRYDTLAQMLTLGNIRAGNKMIVMETCSGLVLGAMMERMGGFGSIIQLYPGDGPVRAATACFGFPKSFLSGLHEFPLNKINSLLNGTFSAEMLSLETKDSTPVEQSNGEHEEKQISEQADEDNIAEAPERNLEEQRTMETIPQDPENKEPKEKGNRRDYIQEKQRRQEEQRKRHLEAAALLGERNADGLIVASRFHPTPLLLSLLDFVAPSRPFVVYCQYKEPLLECYTKLRERGGVINLRLSETWLRNYQVLPDRSHPKLLMSGGGGYLLSGVTVVSDSLRADPSLKSCASTLDSHAAEEPAAKKQKCVGSGS